The DNA region GCTGCTCATCACCGTGCAGGCCCAGTGGCCCGCGCTGGTGAACGGCAAGAAGACGACGGTGCCCTTCAGCCGCACCCTCACGCTTCCCGGCCCGCGCGTGGCCGAGCTTCGGGCTCGCGGCACGATCACCGCGAGCCTGGAGGCGGATCTGCGGAAGTTCCTGGCCGACCTGCCCCGTGAGGCCCAGGACGCCCGCTTCGAGAACCAGTGGGACGGCTGGGCGGTCGTGCAGCGCAATGGCCTGACCGTGGACGAGGCGAAGACTCGCGCCAATGTCCTCGCCGCCCTGAAAGACCCGCGCGCGGTGAAGGCGAACGTCGCCCTTGCCGGGCAGACCGCGCCCAAGCGGACGCTCGACTACTTCCTGTCGCGCGGGATCACGGTCCATCTGGGCACGGGCGAGACGAACTACTACGGCAGCAGCCCCGAGCGCATGACGAATATCCACGTCGGTGCCGTGCGTTTCCGGGACCGCCTGATCGAGCGCCGGGTCGTCTCCTTCAACCAGATCGTCGGGCCCGTAACGGCCAGGGGCGGCTTCGTGCCCGGGCTCGTCATCGCCGGGGAGCGCACCGCGAGCGGGCTGGGCGGCGGCATCTGCCAGGTCAGCACGACGGTCTTCCGCACCCTCTACAACGCGGGCCTGCCCGTGCTGGAGCGCCAGAACCACTCCTACCAGGTCCACTATTACGAGCCGCAGGGCCTCGACGCCACGATCTACCAGCCCTTCCTCGACCTGAAGTTCGCCAACGACACGGGCGGCGCCCTGTGGTTCCAGAGCGAGTGGAACGACGAGGAGGCCCGCCTCTCGGTCCATGTCTTCGGGAAGGCGCGCGACTTCACGGTGGAGGTCGGCACCCCGCGTGTGCTGAAGAGCACGCCCGCCCCCGCCGACCGGATCATCCGGGACGCCTCGCTGCCCGCCGGGCAACGCAAGCAGGTGGACTGGGCCGCCCCCGGCGCGGTCATGGAGGTCACGCGCAAGTTCGTCCGGGGCGGCCAGACCGTTCGGCAGGACACCCTCAAGAGCACCTACCGCCCCTGGCCGAACATCTTCCTGGTCGGCACGCGGCGCTGAGGCAAAAGGGCAGGCGGGGGAGAGTGACGATGCTCTCCCCCGCCTGCCCCCTGGGTTACTCCGCCGCGTACCCGAGGAGGTCGAGGATGCGGTCGAGTTCCTCGCGCGATCCGAAATCCAGCTCCACCCGGCCCCGGTCCTCGCCCGTGATGCGGACCCTCGTGCCGGTGCGGCGGCTGAGGTCGAGTTCAACCTGGCGGTAGGGGCGCGGGGGGTTGACCTGGATCGGGGCGGAGGTCTTGGTCTCGCGCCTCAACGCCTCCGCCTCGCGGACGCTCAGACGGCGGGTGCGAATCTGGTCGAGGGCCCAGGCGCGGTCGGCCTCGGGCTGGGCGAGGACGGCGCGGGCGTGCCCGGCGGTGATCTCCCCGGCGTCGAGGGCGCGCAGGGCCGCCTCCGGCAGGGTCAGCAGGCGCAGGGCGTTCGAGACCGTGGAACGGCCCTTGCCCACCGCCTGCGCCACGCCCTCCTGGTTGAGCCCCTGGTCGAGGAGGGCCTGGTACGCCCGCGCCTCCTCCAGCGGACCCAGGTCCTCGCGCTGGAGGTTCTCGATCACGGCGATCTCCAGCGCCTCCCGGTCGCCGAGGTCGCGGACGATGACGGGGACCTCGGTCAGTCCCGCGAGCTGCGACGCCCGCCAGCGCCGCTCGCCCGCCACGATCTCGTACCCCTCGCCGCGCGGGCGCACGAGGAGGGGCTGGAGCACGCCCTTTTCCCGGATACTCCCCGCGAGTTCGGCGAGCGCCTCCGGCTCGAAGACCTGACGGGGCTGATACGCCGCCTGCACGATCTGCCCCACCCGGACGGTCTGCACCGTCTGGCCCGTCCCGCTCCCGGCGGGCGGCGGTTTGCCGAGCAGGGCGTCGAGGCCGCGCCCCAGGCCACTAGATTTTTTCGACACGCTGCATCACCTCCTCGGCCAGCCTCTTGTAGGCCGCCGCGCCGCTCGACAGGGGCGCGAAGGCGTTGATGGGCTTGGCGAAGCTCGGCGCCTCCGACAGGCGCACGTTGCGCGGCACGACCGACCAGAACACCAGTTCGCCGAAATGCTGGCGCACCATCGTCTCGACCTCCTGCCCCAGGTTCGTGCGCCCGTCGAACATAGTGATCGCCACGCCCAGCACCTTTAGGCGCGGGTTGAGGCCTCCGCGCACCCGCTTGACCGTCTCCATCAGGCCCGCCAACCCCTCCAGCGCGAAATACTCGGCCTGGAGGGGGATCAGCAGGGCGTCGGCGGCGGCGAGCACATTCACCGTGAGGGGCCCCAGGCTGGGCGGCGCGTCGATCAGGACGAGGTCGTAGCCCTCCACCCGGCCCAGGAGACGGGTAAGGGCTCCCGGGTCGTCGGCGAGTTCCACCCCGGCACCCGCGAGGTCGGGCGTGGCGGGCAGCACGTCGAGCCCCGGCTGGCCGGAGGGCTGGACCAATTCGGAGACGCTCCCCGGCTCGCCCAGCGCCTCGTATAGGCCGCGCTCCTGCCCCCGCAGGCCGAGGCCGCTCGTCGCGTTGGCCTGGGGGTCCATGTCGATCAAGAGCACCCGGCGTCCGCCCGCCGCCAGGTACGCGGCGAGATTGATGGCGGTGGTGGTCTTCCCCACCCCGCCCTTCTGGTTCACGACTCCGAGAATCTTCACGTCACCTTCCAGAATAGCGGCTGCTTGTTCGGCACGCCCTCCCGGCGCGGGTAGCGCTCCGGCGTCGGTCCCGTCTTCTCGATCACCACCAGGGTGCGCGCGTCCCCCAGCACGGGCAGCGCGAAGGCGTCCACCGCCCGCACCTCTCCCCCGACCGCCGCCGCCGCCCGGGTGCCCGCCTCCAGCTCCTCGGGACTCAGCGCCCCCTTCTGCGCGACGAGCAGGCCGCCCACCGGGAGGAAGGGCAGGGCGAGTTCGGCGAGGATGGGCAGGGCCGCCACCGCCCGCGTGACCACCCGCTCGTACCCCTCCCGCTGCCCCGGCTCGCGCCCCAGGGCCTCCGCCCGCCCGACAAGCGGTTCCACGTTCGTCAGCCCGAGTTCCCGCGCCGCCCGGCCCACGAACTCCACCTTTTTCCGGGTCGCGTCCATCGCCGTGATCGCCAACTCCGGGCGCACGATGGCGAGGGGCAGGGCCGGAAAGCCAGCGCCCGTTCCCAGATCGAGAACCCGCCGTTCACCGCCCAGCCAGCCCCCCCGCAGGCAGGTCAACGAGTCCACGAAGTGTTTGAGGACGATGTCGCGCTCGTCCCGGAGCGAGGTGAGGTTGACCTGATCCGCCGCCATGACGAGCAGCTGGAGCAACTGCCCGAACACCTCGACCCGTGGGGTCAGATCCAGTTCCAGCGCCGCCGCCGCCTCCAGCAGGAGTCGTCTTCCCTCGGGGGTCATAGGCCGTACCTCTCCTTCATCGCCCGGTAACGCTCGAACA from Deinococcus aetherius includes:
- a CDS encoding ParB/RepB/Spo0J family partition protein; the encoded protein is MSKKSSGLGRGLDALLGKPPPAGSGTGQTVQTVRVGQIVQAAYQPRQVFEPEALAELAGSIREKGVLQPLLVRPRGEGYEIVAGERRWRASQLAGLTEVPVIVRDLGDREALEIAVIENLQREDLGPLEEARAYQALLDQGLNQEGVAQAVGKGRSTVSNALRLLTLPEAALRALDAGEITAGHARAVLAQPEADRAWALDQIRTRRLSVREAEALRRETKTSAPIQVNPPRPYRQVELDLSRRTGTRVRITGEDRGRVELDFGSREELDRILDLLGYAAE
- a CDS encoding ParA family protein; this translates as MKILGVVNQKGGVGKTTTAINLAAYLAAGGRRVLLIDMDPQANATSGLGLRGQERGLYEALGEPGSVSELVQPSGQPGLDVLPATPDLAGAGVELADDPGALTRLLGRVEGYDLVLIDAPPSLGPLTVNVLAAADALLIPLQAEYFALEGLAGLMETVKRVRGGLNPRLKVLGVAITMFDGRTNLGQEVETMVRQHFGELVFWSVVPRNVRLSEAPSFAKPINAFAPLSSGAAAYKRLAEEVMQRVEKI
- the rsmG gene encoding 16S rRNA (guanine(527)-N(7))-methyltransferase RsmG, which translates into the protein MTPEGRRLLLEAAAALELDLTPRVEVFGQLLQLLVMAADQVNLTSLRDERDIVLKHFVDSLTCLRGGWLGGERRVLDLGTGAGFPALPLAIVRPELAITAMDATRKKVEFVGRAARELGLTNVEPLVGRAEALGREPGQREGYERVVTRAVAALPILAELALPFLPVGGLLVAQKGALSPEELEAGTRAAAAVGGEVRAVDAFALPVLGDARTLVVIEKTGPTPERYPRREGVPNKQPLFWKVT
- a CDS encoding VanW family protein encodes the protein MPSFSRSAARRSAAVLVSVLLGGASAQTSIDIPALPLPVAPVSAPTPPPVPVPAPAPAPVPVPADPTPTPAVPAAAPQPAPAPPSAPAPAPAPPARPAPTAPLLITVQAQWPALVNGKKTTVPFSRTLTLPGPRVAELRARGTITASLEADLRKFLADLPREAQDARFENQWDGWAVVQRNGLTVDEAKTRANVLAALKDPRAVKANVALAGQTAPKRTLDYFLSRGITVHLGTGETNYYGSSPERMTNIHVGAVRFRDRLIERRVVSFNQIVGPVTARGGFVPGLVIAGERTASGLGGGICQVSTTVFRTLYNAGLPVLERQNHSYQVHYYEPQGLDATIYQPFLDLKFANDTGGALWFQSEWNDEEARLSVHVFGKARDFTVEVGTPRVLKSTPAPADRIIRDASLPAGQRKQVDWAAPGAVMEVTRKFVRGGQTVRQDTLKSTYRPWPNIFLVGTRR